The proteins below come from a single Fusobacterium nucleatum genomic window:
- the cobK gene encoding precorrin-6A reductase, which yields MIWVIGGTKDSRDFLEKFIKYDKDIIVSTATEYGAKLIENLPIKISSEKMDKEAMLKFVDDNKITKVIDISHPYAFEVSKNAMEVAEEKNIEYFRFEREKIDILPKKYKNFENIESLIEYVENLEGNILVTLGSNNVPLFRGLKNLSNIYFRILSRWDMVKKCEDNNILPKNIIAMQGPFTENMNIAMMEQFNIKYLITKKTGDTGGEREKVSACDKLDVEIVYLEKKEIIYKNCYKDIDILIENLIQ from the coding sequence ATGATTTGGGTTATTGGTGGCACTAAGGATTCAAGAGATTTTTTAGAAAAATTTATAAAATATGATAAGGATATTATTGTTTCAACTGCAACAGAATATGGAGCAAAATTAATAGAAAATTTACCTATTAAAATTTCATCTGAAAAAATGGATAAAGAAGCTATGTTAAAATTTGTAGATGATAATAAAATTACAAAGGTAATAGATATAAGTCATCCTTATGCTTTTGAAGTTTCTAAAAATGCTATGGAAGTTGCAGAAGAAAAAAATATTGAATATTTTAGATTTGAAAGAGAAAAAATTGATATTTTACCTAAAAAATATAAAAATTTTGAAAATATAGAAAGTTTAATAGAGTATGTTGAAAATTTAGAGGGAAATATTTTAGTTACTTTAGGAAGTAATAATGTTCCTTTGTTTAGAGGTTTAAAAAATCTATCTAATATTTATTTTAGAATTTTATCAAGATGGGATATGGTAAAAAAGTGTGAAGATAACAACATACTTCCTAAAAATATTATTGCTATGCAAGGACCTTTCACTGAAAATATGAATATTGCAATGATGGAACAATTTAATATAAAATATTTGATTACAAAAAAAACAGGTGATACAGGTGGAGAAAGAGAAAAAGTAAGTGCCTGCGATAAACTTGATGTTGAGATTGTTTATCTTGAAAAAAAAGAAATAATTTATAAAAATTGTTATAAAGATATTGATATTTTAATAGAAAATTTGATACAATAG